One segment of Alistipes sp. ZOR0009 DNA contains the following:
- a CDS encoding oligosaccharide flippase family protein: MKSLLLAVWKNHNFLSMFGNVVFAGVAFLSFAILARSYNTQIFGKYMLFVSGGAFLEMLRFGLTRTSIVKYLSGVDKSEQKAFVGANYLIGLGATLLINVLLWLVYFLGGKQVLESGFSLFLIWYPWMALANIPMNNAVSLLQAHIRFDRILFIRAFASVSFFLYAAFNFFIVRNSIEITIVVQIGTQLLTSIVCAMLGWDGMGHLLHTSREAVMKLLRFGKFSMGTLISTSLLKSADTFILGLMPAMGVSAVAIYSVPLKLTELFEIPLRSFTATVYPRMSKAVAVNDKVAVTSLFYDYVGMLSLLFIPLLLVCEVFASVLVLLFGGEQYLVAVPIFRVYMLYGLFLTMDRLTGVALDSLGVPKYNLYKVVLMASINIVGDIVAILLFKSLLAVAVVTVLNTFIGALVGYRILKRFLPLNFSTVITRGWYFIMSKKGVFYERFS; this comes from the coding sequence ATGAAAAGCCTGCTATTAGCAGTATGGAAAAACCACAACTTTCTATCAATGTTTGGGAATGTGGTGTTTGCTGGCGTTGCGTTTCTTTCTTTTGCAATACTGGCACGAAGCTATAATACCCAAATTTTTGGGAAGTATATGCTGTTCGTTTCTGGAGGGGCTTTTCTCGAAATGTTACGTTTTGGATTGACCAGAACGTCCATCGTTAAATATCTTTCAGGGGTAGACAAGAGTGAGCAAAAAGCGTTTGTTGGGGCAAACTATCTCATAGGACTGGGAGCAACTTTGCTAATTAACGTGTTATTATGGCTTGTCTATTTTTTGGGAGGTAAGCAGGTTTTGGAATCGGGATTTTCTTTATTTCTTATTTGGTATCCTTGGATGGCTTTGGCTAATATTCCAATGAATAATGCTGTTAGTTTGCTTCAAGCGCATATTCGGTTTGATCGTATTCTTTTTATCAGGGCTTTTGCCTCCGTTTCTTTTTTTCTGTATGCTGCCTTTAATTTCTTTATTGTAAGAAATTCTATTGAAATAACAATTGTTGTTCAAATAGGGACTCAACTACTTACTTCTATAGTCTGTGCTATGCTCGGCTGGGATGGTATGGGGCATCTTTTGCACACATCTAGAGAGGCGGTAATGAAGCTTCTTCGTTTTGGAAAATTTAGCATGGGAACTCTCATTAGTACGAGTCTTTTAAAAAGCGCTGACACCTTTATTTTGGGATTGATGCCAGCAATGGGGGTTAGTGCAGTTGCTATTTACAGCGTTCCTCTTAAACTTACGGAGTTATTTGAGATACCTCTCCGAAGTTTTACAGCAACGGTATATCCCCGTATGTCAAAGGCGGTTGCTGTTAATGATAAGGTTGCGGTTACATCTTTGTTTTATGACTATGTAGGGATGCTTTCATTACTTTTTATACCTCTCCTACTGGTGTGCGAGGTGTTTGCTTCAGTGCTAGTGTTGCTTTTTGGTGGAGAGCAATACTTGGTTGCAGTTCCAATCTTTAGAGTGTACATGCTTTATGGCCTTTTTCTTACAATGGATCGGCTAACTGGTGTTGCATTGGATAGTTTAGGAGTTCCCAAGTATAATCTCTATAAAGTGGTGTTAATGGCATCCATTAATATTGTTGGAGATATTGTTGCTATATTACTCTTTAAGTCGCTTTTAGCTGTTGCGGTGGTGACTGTTCTTAACACATTTATTGGAGCGCTGGTTGGGTATAGAATTCTTAAGAGGTTTTTGCCTTTGAATTTTTCTACTGTTATAACGAGAGGTTGGTATTTTATAATGTCAAAAAAGGGGGTGTTTTATGAACGCTTTTCGTGA